From the genome of Chania multitudinisentens RB-25, one region includes:
- a CDS encoding putative holin codes for MTLPVSRATETAVVGGATILGLLSGPDAADVIIGAFIGSVIFVISAKDYTLFIRVLLCIASFVVGVVSCDFFASLISALLPSNVSATKMIGAIVSSAVSVRLLMAMTQRASDPDILKRGPHD; via the coding sequence ATGACGTTACCTGTATCAAGGGCGACGGAAACAGCGGTAGTTGGCGGTGCGACTATTCTCGGCTTGCTATCAGGGCCGGATGCCGCTGATGTGATTATAGGGGCGTTTATCGGCTCCGTGATTTTTGTAATCAGCGCCAAAGATTACACGTTGTTTATTCGTGTGCTGCTGTGTATTGCCTCGTTTGTTGTAGGGGTGGTTTCCTGCGACTTTTTTGCGTCTCTCATCTCCGCGCTTCTGCCGAGCAACGTTAGCGCAACGAAAATGATCGGGGCAATAGTCAGCTCGGCTGTTTCAGTGCGGTTGCTGATGGCGATGACACAACGCGCATCCGATCCCGACATATTAAAAAGGGGGCCACATGATTAG
- a CDS encoding prophage tail fiber N-terminal domain-containing protein — protein MAIISGILKDPIGGARVGVVIELRAVRTSATVINQARSQSITDATGKYTLTVEPGAYDVMITASGRQPERVGGIAVLLNSQAGTLNDFLTAPGETDLNPEIVATVDRMRAEAAASAAVSANGLSGALKNLNFSPTEAVANAAWRKVGTVKNLVQGGQTIVIRIGGTASYNGHPNANGLVDIVIRTGSGAVTSVNAVGHASVSAFVTNGTGAVSSTQLISNLGLIETAVNTFDLYLQFNPFVSGISAAISATSISHIADNWSWGKTEVAAPAIVLEREIIKVWTEGSLPNPLKVGDYGLGAGPSHQEDTKQAVGRIYRVTTSSLNKPTAESLYGVLSLPMDGSPTVGYVFVSATGKLRTGLSGASGTLTSYSIWGDYNTTVDANGFIKKASPIVKLFGDGTSELNDQSQGVTTERISAGVYRVSGTLGFNSDAEWGGVDGGIEIPTDRNKLPLVWVDYEVDEYGVLLIKTFHRANSSAPAFAKNTITGYKDGQPIDIPVGRWIDLRVEMPAGDEPEPVIEPNPIPEPEVAPEPDTDQQPEAEVEQPVAPEQGDTPEAETKE, from the coding sequence ATGGCAATAATTAGCGGTATTTTAAAAGACCCAATCGGCGGCGCACGCGTTGGCGTAGTAATCGAATTACGTGCTGTCAGAACGTCAGCAACAGTAATAAATCAGGCTCGCTCTCAGTCGATTACTGATGCAACGGGTAAATATACGCTGACTGTAGAGCCTGGTGCATATGACGTAATGATTACAGCCAGTGGCCGCCAGCCGGAACGAGTGGGTGGCATTGCTGTATTGCTGAACTCGCAGGCTGGCACGCTTAATGATTTCCTCACCGCCCCAGGTGAAACCGATCTAAATCCTGAAATCGTTGCTACTGTCGATCGCATGCGTGCAGAGGCAGCAGCATCGGCAGCGGTCAGCGCCAATGGATTATCAGGCGCGTTAAAAAACTTGAACTTCTCCCCAACCGAAGCAGTTGCAAACGCTGCATGGCGTAAAGTCGGTACTGTGAAAAACCTGGTTCAGGGCGGTCAGACAATCGTTATCAGGATCGGCGGCACTGCATCATATAACGGGCACCCCAATGCCAATGGCTTAGTTGATATTGTTATTCGCACCGGCAGTGGCGCTGTAACAAGCGTTAATGCTGTAGGCCACGCATCTGTGAGTGCGTTTGTGACAAATGGCACTGGAGCAGTAAGCTCAACTCAGTTAATCAGCAATCTAGGGTTAATTGAAACAGCGGTAAATACGTTTGATCTGTATCTGCAATTTAATCCGTTTGTGAGTGGCATTTCAGCGGCGATTAGCGCCACGTCAATCTCGCATATTGCCGATAACTGGAGTTGGGGAAAAACAGAAGTAGCCGCCCCAGCAATAGTTTTAGAACGTGAGATAATCAAGGTTTGGACTGAGGGCAGCTTGCCGAATCCGCTAAAAGTTGGTGATTACGGCCTCGGTGCTGGACCATCACACCAAGAGGACACAAAGCAGGCTGTTGGCCGAATTTATCGCGTCACAACTAGCTCGCTAAACAAACCAACGGCTGAGTCACTATACGGGGTTTTATCACTTCCAATGGACGGTAGTCCAACCGTTGGATATGTTTTCGTCAGCGCAACAGGCAAGCTACGCACCGGTTTATCTGGAGCATCAGGCACACTAACGTCATACAGCATCTGGGGTGACTACAACACAACAGTAGACGCCAACGGTTTTATCAAGAAAGCCTCTCCAATCGTTAAACTGTTTGGTGATGGCACCAGCGAGCTTAACGATCAAAGCCAAGGTGTCACCACTGAACGCATCAGCGCAGGGGTTTATAGAGTTTCAGGCACGCTCGGGTTTAACTCAGATGCAGAATGGGGTGGGGTAGATGGTGGGATTGAGATACCGACAGATCGTAATAAGCTGCCGTTGGTCTGGGTGGATTATGAAGTTGACGAATATGGTGTTCTGCTAATCAAAACTTTCCACCGGGCAAACTCATCGGCACCGGCGTTCGCTAAAAACACCATCACCGGTTACAAAGACGGTCAGCCGATCGACATACCTGTCGGTCGCTGGATTGATCTGCGTGTAGAGATGCCCGCGGGCGATGAGCCGGAACCAGTAATTGAACCCAACCCAATTCCAGAGCCTGAGGTGGCACCAGAACCGGATACCGATCAGCAGCCCGAGGCGGAAGTTGAGCAACCAGTTGCGCCTGAACAGGGCGATACACCAGAGGCTGAAACCAAAGAGTAA
- a CDS encoding M15 family metallopeptidase — MSNFKFSKRSEDNLKGVNPNLVKVVRCALELSAVDFIVIEGRRTEERQKQLVAAGASKTMASRHITGHAVDLLPVGADWNDYKCWLPVLDAMQKAGKELGVKLRFGITWTANPRDAPAKFLDAPHIEIPA; from the coding sequence ATGAGCAACTTTAAATTCAGCAAACGCAGTGAAGATAATCTCAAAGGGGTAAATCCCAATCTGGTGAAAGTCGTTCGCTGTGCGCTTGAGCTGTCAGCCGTTGATTTTATCGTTATCGAAGGTAGGCGCACTGAGGAACGGCAAAAGCAGTTGGTTGCCGCGGGCGCAAGCAAGACGATGGCCAGTCGCCACATAACCGGGCATGCGGTAGATCTGCTGCCGGTTGGCGCTGACTGGAATGATTATAAATGCTGGTTGCCGGTGCTGGATGCAATGCAAAAGGCTGGCAAGGAATTGGGCGTAAAGCTGCGTTTCGGTATCACATGGACAGCTAACCCACGTGATGCACCTGCTAAGTTTCTGGATGCGCCCCATATAGAAATCCCTGCATAA
- a CDS encoding phage tail tip fiber protein: protein MNAALVNSLKSLGGGGGVLGMLGGVFSGIAGGLGGAASGAAGSAGVGAMGLSTSFAAYDLGGFTGLGDKYEPAGIVHKGEFVFTKEATERIGVENLYGMMRGYATGGLVSDGKLQDMWSIKVGKTQDGKMYSAGIGVGVENTPEGLQSQVLFLSDRFAFLNNTNGVVSTPFVIDGGQTFINSAFIKDGSITNLKIGEYIQSNNYSWDYQTGWSIEKSGAAVFNGVTVRGHVDAWSGSFRGSIYADSGYFRGDITGENRTFSGTVYAEKILGDVVHVGVWEPIYVTGPASSNHRYFGGGLPYPSIVVIPYVNITTDRGGEGAGWVFIKVNGVDYWRSTASSSGYNSNSTYRGSIVIGVPAYGTLDVEFGILGAASGQIWTSAIRPTLQGPGAGGAITVMAFRKGQNRFW, encoded by the coding sequence GTGAATGCCGCGCTAGTGAACTCGCTAAAATCGTTGGGCGGCGGCGGTGGTGTGCTGGGGATGTTGGGCGGTGTTTTTAGTGGCATTGCTGGTGGGTTGGGTGGTGCAGCCTCTGGCGCGGCGGGCTCCGCTGGTGTCGGCGCAATGGGGTTAAGTACAAGCTTTGCAGCGTATGACCTCGGCGGTTTTACCGGGCTGGGGGATAAGTACGAACCTGCTGGCATTGTGCATAAGGGCGAGTTTGTCTTTACAAAAGAGGCCACGGAACGGATCGGTGTAGAAAATCTCTACGGCATGATGCGCGGTTATGCCACTGGCGGGTTAGTTTCTGATGGTAAGCTGCAAGACATGTGGTCTATCAAAGTCGGTAAGACGCAAGATGGGAAGATGTATTCTGCCGGGATCGGCGTTGGTGTAGAAAACACGCCGGAGGGACTACAGAGCCAGGTGCTATTTCTCTCTGATAGATTTGCATTTTTAAATAACACAAACGGCGTGGTGTCTACTCCGTTTGTTATCGACGGCGGGCAAACATTCATAAACTCGGCGTTTATTAAAGATGGTTCCATCACCAATTTGAAAATTGGTGAATATATTCAGTCTAATAATTACAGTTGGGATTATCAGACCGGATGGTCAATTGAAAAAAGCGGCGCTGCTGTTTTTAACGGTGTTACTGTGCGAGGGCATGTCGATGCATGGAGCGGATCTTTCAGGGGTTCAATATACGCTGATAGCGGATATTTTAGAGGGGATATAACAGGGGAAAATAGAACGTTTAGCGGCACAGTATACGCAGAGAAAATTTTAGGCGATGTAGTACATGTTGGTGTATGGGAGCCGATTTATGTTACTGGCCCAGCGTCAAGCAATCACAGGTATTTTGGTGGCGGACTCCCGTATCCTTCCATCGTTGTTATTCCTTACGTGAATATAACAACTGATAGAGGGGGAGAGGGTGCCGGTTGGGTTTTTATTAAAGTGAATGGTGTTGATTATTGGAGGTCTACAGCGAGTTCGTCAGGATATAACTCAAACAGTACATACAGAGGTTCTATCGTAATTGGTGTTCCGGCCTACGGTACGCTGGATGTTGAGTTTGGCATTTTGGGTGCGGCGTCAGGTCAGATATGGACAAGTGCAATCCGTCCGACACTGCAAGGCCCGGGGGCTGGCGGAGCAATAACAGTAATGGCGTTCCGCAAGGGGCAGAATAGATTCTGGTAA
- the minC gene encoding septum site-determining protein MinC: MSQSPIELKGSSFTLSVVHLYNSEPEVIRQALQEKVDQAPAFLKNAPVVINVATLNGDANWKELQQAVMAAGLRVVGISGCKDERQKRAIARAGLPLLNEGKGQKMATQAPPVAAPVPDNAPAKTRIINTPVRSGQQIYARNSDLIVTNSVSAGAELIADGNIHIYGMMRGRALAGASGDAQCQIFCTHLGAELVSIAGQYWLSDQIPADFFGQAIRLSLLDNALTIQPLN, encoded by the coding sequence ATGTCACAATCGCCAATTGAGCTAAAAGGCAGCAGTTTTACCCTATCGGTTGTTCATTTGTATAATTCAGAACCCGAGGTAATACGTCAGGCATTGCAGGAAAAGGTCGATCAAGCCCCTGCTTTTCTCAAAAATGCCCCTGTTGTTATCAATGTTGCAACGCTGAATGGCGATGCAAACTGGAAGGAACTTCAGCAGGCTGTCATGGCCGCGGGTTTGCGTGTGGTCGGCATCAGCGGTTGCAAAGATGAACGGCAAAAACGGGCTATTGCCCGCGCTGGTTTGCCATTGTTAAATGAAGGTAAAGGCCAGAAGATGGCCACTCAGGCACCACCTGTCGCGGCACCAGTGCCAGATAATGCTCCTGCCAAAACACGCATCATTAATACCCCTGTTCGTTCCGGCCAGCAGATTTATGCCCGCAACTCCGATTTGATCGTCACCAACAGCGTCAGTGCTGGCGCAGAATTGATTGCCGATGGCAACATTCATATTTACGGCATGATGCGTGGCCGTGCTCTGGCGGGGGCTTCCGGTGATGCTCAGTGCCAGATTTTTTGCACACACCTTGGGGCTGAGCTAGTCTCTATCGCAGGGCAATACTGGTTGAGCGATCAGATCCCGGCCGATTTTTTCGGGCAGGCAATTCGACTCAGCCTGTTGGATAACGCTTTAACTATACAACCTTTAAATTAA
- a CDS encoding fumarylacetoacetate hydrolase family protein: MYQHRDWQGSLLDFPVSKVVCVGSNYADHIKEMGSAASPEPVIFIKPETALCDIRQPVAIPKNLGSVHHEVELAVLIGTPLKQANEDRVARAIAGYGVALDLTLRELQAGFKKAGQPWEKAKGFDGSCPISGFIPVAEFGDPQNAELSLSVNDELRQQGNTHDMITPILPLIAYMSRFFTLRAGDIILTGTPQGVGPMISGDMLKITLNGKSLSTRVI, translated from the coding sequence ATGTATCAACATAGAGACTGGCAAGGTTCGTTGCTCGATTTCCCGGTAAGTAAAGTGGTCTGTGTCGGCAGTAATTATGCCGATCATATTAAGGAAATGGGCAGTGCAGCTTCGCCCGAGCCCGTGATATTTATCAAACCTGAAACAGCGTTGTGTGATATTCGCCAGCCGGTGGCAATCCCCAAAAATTTGGGTTCGGTTCACCACGAAGTTGAACTGGCAGTGCTGATTGGTACGCCGCTGAAACAAGCCAATGAAGATCGCGTGGCTCGTGCTATTGCTGGTTATGGCGTGGCGTTGGATTTGACCTTGCGTGAGCTGCAAGCCGGGTTCAAAAAAGCCGGGCAGCCATGGGAAAAAGCCAAAGGTTTTGATGGTTCTTGCCCGATATCCGGTTTTATTCCGGTTGCTGAGTTTGGCGATCCACAAAATGCTGAATTGTCGTTAAGCGTAAACGATGAATTACGTCAGCAGGGTAATACTCACGATATGATAACGCCAATTTTACCGTTAATCGCTTATATGAGCCGTTTTTTCACATTGCGGGCCGGTGATATTATCCTGACGGGGACGCCTCAAGGCGTTGGGCCAATGATTTCCGGTGATATGTTGAAAATAACCCTTAACGGTAAATCACTCAGTACACGAGTGATTTAA
- a CDS encoding YcgL domain-containing protein encodes MLCVIYRSPKRDQTYLYVEKKDDFSRVPEDLMKSFGTPQFAMMLSLDERKKLALADIEKVKEALQQDGFYLQFPPPMENLLNQHLSDTKK; translated from the coding sequence ATGCTTTGTGTGATCTATAGAAGCCCAAAACGTGATCAAACTTATCTTTATGTCGAAAAAAAAGACGATTTCTCTCGCGTACCGGAAGATTTGATGAAAAGCTTTGGTACGCCGCAGTTTGCCATGATGCTTTCACTCGATGAACGCAAGAAGTTGGCCTTGGCGGATATTGAAAAAGTAAAAGAAGCGTTGCAACAGGATGGATTTTATCTACAGTTTCCGCCACCGATGGAAAACTTATTAAATCAGCATTTGTCTGATACGAAGAAATAA
- a CDS encoding YeaH/YhbH family protein — MAYFIDRRLNGKNKSMVNRQRFLRRYKSQIKQSIAEAINKRSVTDVESGESVSIPSGDINEPMFHQGRGGKRHRVHPGNDHFVQNDRVERPQGGGGGGSGQGNASQDGDGQDEFVFQISKDEYLDLLFEDLALPNLKKNQYKQLTEYKTHRAGYTANGVPANISVVRSLQNSLARRTAMTAGKRRALHELEDTLTQLENTEPVQLLEEERLRKEIAELRQKIASVPFIDTFDLRYKNYERRPEPSSQAVMFCLMDVSGSMDQATKDMAKRFYILLYLFLSRTYKNVEVVYIRHHTQAKEVDEQEFFYSQETGGTIVSSALKLMAEVVEERYDPAQWNIYAAQASDGDNWADDSPLCHELLAQKILPMVRYYSYIEITRRAHQTLWREYENLQATFENFAMQHIREPEDIYPVFRELFHKQTA, encoded by the coding sequence ATGGCGTATTTCATTGACCGGCGGCTGAATGGCAAAAACAAGAGCATGGTGAATCGCCAACGCTTCTTGCGCCGTTATAAGTCGCAAATCAAACAGTCGATTGCCGAAGCCATCAATAAGCGTTCGGTCACCGACGTAGAGAGCGGGGAATCCGTATCGATTCCTTCTGGTGATATCAACGAGCCGATGTTTCATCAAGGTCGTGGAGGAAAACGCCATCGCGTACATCCAGGCAACGATCACTTTGTGCAGAATGACCGCGTCGAACGCCCGCAAGGCGGTGGCGGCGGCGGGAGTGGCCAAGGCAACGCCAGTCAAGATGGCGATGGCCAAGACGAGTTCGTCTTCCAGATTTCTAAAGATGAGTATCTCGATCTGTTGTTTGAGGATTTGGCACTGCCGAACCTGAAGAAAAATCAGTACAAACAGCTGACTGAATACAAAACCCATCGTGCGGGTTATACCGCGAATGGTGTGCCAGCCAATATCAGCGTCGTGCGTTCGTTACAGAATTCTTTGGCGCGGCGAACCGCAATGACTGCTGGAAAACGGCGGGCATTACACGAGCTTGAAGACACCCTCACCCAACTGGAAAATACCGAACCGGTACAACTACTGGAAGAGGAACGTCTGCGTAAAGAAATTGCCGAGTTGCGCCAAAAGATCGCCAGTGTGCCATTTATCGACACCTTCGATCTGCGCTACAAAAACTATGAACGCCGCCCAGAGCCATCCAGCCAGGCTGTCATGTTTTGCCTGATGGATGTGTCCGGTTCAATGGATCAGGCAACCAAAGACATGGCCAAACGTTTTTATATTCTGCTCTATCTGTTCCTGAGCCGAACCTATAAGAACGTTGAAGTAGTCTATATCCGCCACCATACACAAGCCAAAGAAGTGGATGAGCAAGAGTTTTTCTATTCGCAGGAGACCGGCGGCACCATTGTTTCCAGCGCGTTGAAGCTAATGGCAGAAGTGGTTGAAGAACGTTACGATCCGGCACAGTGGAACATTTATGCTGCGCAGGCTTCTGATGGGGATAACTGGGCAGACGACTCACCGCTGTGTCATGAACTGCTGGCGCAAAAAATCCTGCCAATGGTGCGTTATTACAGCTACATTGAGATCACTCGCCGGGCTCACCAAACGCTATGGCGCGAATATGAAAACCTGCAAGCAACGTTTGAAAACTTCGCCATGCAGCATATTCGTGAACCAGAGGATATCTATCCGGTATTCCGCGAGCTTTTCCACAAGCAGACGGCATGA
- a CDS encoding phage holin family protein, whose product MISFEVLLAVLNGLSCGMMSVRMLAYRRNGAKFNRSASLLVYLLIVASGTVAIRIAFGEYKIVDPAETLLNLVLCVAVLRARGNVAQLFYGMKSNEQL is encoded by the coding sequence ATGATTAGTTTTGAGGTCTTGCTTGCAGTCTTAAATGGTTTGTCATGCGGGATGATGTCAGTTCGCATGCTGGCATACCGCCGCAACGGTGCGAAATTTAACCGTAGTGCCTCACTGTTGGTGTATTTGCTGATAGTAGCTAGCGGCACCGTTGCGATCCGTATCGCGTTCGGGGAATACAAAATAGTTGATCCGGCAGAAACGCTTTTAAACCTGGTGTTGTGCGTCGCCGTATTACGTGCACGGGGCAACGTGGCGCAACTGTTTTATGGGATGAAATCGAATGAGCAACTTTAA